In the genome of Limanda limanda chromosome 15, fLimLim1.1, whole genome shotgun sequence, one region contains:
- the spast gene encoding spastin, translating to MSAKVNASKSKDCGEVIKNYHKQAFENISKALRIDEDDTGEKEEAVQWYKKGIAELEKGIAVEITLQAGDQYDRAKRLQDKMVNNLTMANDRLALLEATLASKWRYEPKKPSNHVLQQPKPVPKSQPGVSTNTRPSAAVRPPARSTDTKVTPRPGRAQNGKPTAAKQPPKRDLKNFKNVDSKLASLILNEIVDRGASVSFEDIAGQDLAKQALQEIVILPALRPELFTGLRSPARGLLVFGPPGNGKTMLAKAVAAESKATFFNISAATLTSKYVGEGEKLVRALFAVARELQPSVIFIDEVDSLLCERREGEHDASRRLKTEFLIEFDGVQSGGDDRVLVMGATNRPQELDEAVLRRFAKRIYVALPDEQTRLTLLKNLLGKHGNPLSQNELSLLSKKTAGYSGSDLTSLAKDAALGPIRELGPDQVRCMAANEVRNIKIKDFEDSLKRIKPSVSPSTLNMYIEWNKDFGDTTAF from the exons ATGTCGGCCAAAGTAAACGCAAGTAAGAGCAAAGACTGCGGCGAAGTTATCAAAAACTACCACAAGCAGGCGTTTGAAAACATCTCGAAGGCTCTGCGGATCGACGAGGATGACACAG gtgagaaggaggaggcagTGCAGTGGTACAAGAAAGGGATCGCCGAGCTAGAGAAGGGGATCGCTGTGGAGATCACGCTACAAG CAGGAGATCAGTATGACCGGGCAAAGAGACTACAAGATAAAATGGTCAACAATCTGACCATGGCAAACGACAGGCTCGCTCTGTTAG AGGCAACGCTGGCGTCTAAATGGAGATATGAACCCAAGAAGCCCTCTAATCACGTGCTTCAACAGCCAAAGCCTGTTCCTAAAAGCCAGCCCGGAGTGTCCACTAACACCAGGCCCTCCGCTGCTGTCAGACCCCCGGCTAGATCCACTGACACAAAG GTGACCCCACGGCCGGGGAGAGCTCAAAATGGAAAACCCACGGCCGCGAAACAGCCACCAAAAAGGGATTTGAAAAACTTTAAGAACGTGGACAGCAAACTGGCCAGCTTGATTCTCAATGAAATTGTCGACCG CGGAGCGTCTGTATCCTTCGAAGACATCGCGGGACAGGATCTGGCCAAGCAAGCGCTCCAAGAGATCGTCATCCTACCTGCCTTAAGACCAGAG CTCTTTACTGGCCTGAGATCTCCAGCACGTGGTTTGCTTGTATTTGGCCCACCTGGAAATGGGAAAACCATGTTG GCCAAAGCAGTCGCGGCTGAGTCAAAAGCCACATTCTTCAACATCAGCGCTGCCACTTTGACCTCTAAATAT GTGGGAGAAGGCGAGAAGCTTGTTCGGGCACTTTTTGCAGTTGCCAGAGAATTACAGCCCTCAGTCATCTTTATTG ATGAAGTGGACAGCTTGCTTTGTGAGCGGCGGGAGGGAGAACACGATGCCTCTCGTCGATTAAAGACCGAGTTCCTCATTGAGTTTGACGGG GTGCAGTCAGGAGGGGATGATAGGGTTCTTGTAATGGGAGCAACCAACAGACCTCAGGAGCTTGATGAAGCAGTGCTACG GCGATTTGCAAAGAGGATCTATGTGGCACTGCCAGATGAACAG acaAGATTGACGCTGCTGAAAAATCTTTTGGGAAAGCATGGGAATCCTCTGAGCCAAAATGAGCTGTCCTTGCTTTCAAA AAAAACTGCAGGGTACTCAGGCAGTGATCTGACGTCATTAGCTAAAGACGCCGCTCTTGGGCCGATTAGAG AGTTGGGACCAGACCAAGTCCGATGTATGGCTGCGAACGAG GTGCGAAACATCAAGATAAAAGACTTTGAGGATTCCCTCAAGCGCATCAAACCAAGTGTTAGCCCAAGCACTCTTAACATGTATATTGAATGGAACAAAGATTTTGGCGACACAACAGCTTTTTGA